A window of the Gemmatirosa kalamazoonensis genome harbors these coding sequences:
- a CDS encoding L7Ae/L30e/S12e/Gadd45 family ribosomal protein, with the protein MNPAAEAKLLRLLGLGVRGRGAVVGVERVREAASKGTLVLAVVAPDVSRHSLEKVLPLLAAKRVPVVEGPGAAALGHAVGRETTAAVGVTDRNLARGIQEMLAEASLRWPPGGASDADVSGSD; encoded by the coding sequence GTGAACCCGGCGGCCGAGGCGAAGCTGCTTCGTCTGCTGGGCCTCGGCGTCCGGGGGCGGGGGGCGGTGGTGGGAGTCGAGCGGGTGCGCGAGGCGGCGTCGAAGGGAACCCTCGTGCTGGCCGTCGTTGCGCCCGACGTCTCGCGCCATAGTCTCGAGAAGGTGCTGCCGCTGCTCGCTGCGAAGCGGGTGCCGGTAGTGGAGGGTCCGGGAGCGGCGGCGCTCGGCCACGCGGTCGGTCGGGAGACCACGGCGGCGGTCGGCGTCACGGACCGGAACCTCGCACGGGGTATACAAGAGATGCTCGCGGAAGCGTCGTTGCGCTGGCCGCCGGGCGGCGCGTCCGATGCGGACGTGAGTGGGAGCGATTGA
- the nusA gene encoding transcription termination factor NusA gives MVASPDILNALRELTNAKQLDRAELQGLLQDGILAALAKKYGPTVNAEVDIDDETGQIRITLLYTVVAEVTDAAREISLDEARFEDEEFQVGDILERPVEFAEFGRAAVQAAKQRIIQRVREGERTRIKDEFSTKVGELLSGEVQQIERGKLVVMLNRFREAEAIIPYREQNHREHYHQGEPIRAVLKRVEDTPKGPRLILSRSDALFVQALFRLEVPEIQQNIVEIRAAAREVGSRTKIAVFSRDDSVDPVGACVGLKGARVQAVVNELGGERIDIVPWSADPERFAKLALAPAKVARVFSDAGSRTIQAIVDDDQLSLAIGRNGQNVRLASELTGWKIDLYSSREWLEKGGEERLFGAPEVEEEVPDVRLGDIAGIDPAIVAVLEDAGYRTLNDIIDLERDDFLRLPGIAPQEADRLIGIIDELTTEEEDESGQASADESASAGD, from the coding sequence ATGGTTGCATCGCCTGACATTCTCAACGCCCTGCGCGAGCTGACGAACGCGAAGCAGCTCGACCGGGCCGAGCTCCAGGGGCTGCTCCAGGACGGGATCCTCGCGGCCCTCGCGAAGAAGTACGGGCCCACGGTCAACGCCGAGGTGGACATCGACGACGAGACCGGGCAGATCCGCATCACGCTGCTCTATACCGTCGTCGCCGAGGTCACCGATGCGGCGCGTGAGATCTCGCTCGACGAGGCGCGCTTCGAGGACGAGGAGTTCCAGGTCGGCGACATCCTGGAGCGGCCGGTCGAGTTCGCGGAGTTCGGGCGCGCCGCCGTGCAGGCGGCGAAGCAGCGCATCATCCAGCGCGTCCGCGAGGGCGAGCGCACCCGCATCAAGGACGAGTTCTCGACGAAGGTCGGCGAGCTGCTCTCCGGCGAGGTGCAGCAGATCGAGCGCGGCAAGCTGGTCGTGATGCTGAATCGCTTCCGCGAGGCGGAGGCCATCATCCCGTACCGCGAGCAGAACCACCGCGAGCACTACCACCAGGGCGAGCCGATCCGCGCGGTGCTGAAGCGCGTAGAGGACACGCCGAAGGGCCCGCGCCTCATCCTGAGCCGTTCCGACGCGCTTTTCGTGCAGGCGTTGTTCCGGCTCGAGGTCCCCGAGATCCAGCAGAACATCGTGGAGATCCGCGCAGCCGCCCGTGAGGTCGGCAGCCGCACCAAGATCGCCGTCTTCTCGCGCGACGACTCGGTCGATCCGGTCGGCGCGTGCGTCGGGCTGAAGGGCGCTCGCGTGCAGGCCGTCGTGAACGAGCTCGGGGGCGAGCGCATCGACATCGTCCCCTGGTCGGCCGATCCGGAGCGGTTCGCGAAGCTCGCGCTCGCGCCGGCGAAGGTCGCCCGCGTGTTCAGCGACGCCGGGTCGCGTACGATCCAGGCCATCGTCGACGACGACCAGCTCTCGCTCGCGATCGGGCGCAACGGCCAGAACGTGCGCCTGGCGTCGGAGCTCACCGGCTGGAAGATCGATCTCTACTCCAGCCGCGAGTGGCTGGAGAAGGGCGGCGAGGAGCGGCTGTTCGGCGCGCCCGAGGTCGAGGAGGAAGTGCCCGACGTCCGGCTGGGCGACATCGCGGGGATCGATCCGGCGATCGTGGCCGTTCTCGAGGATGCCGGCTACCGTACGTTGAACGATATCATTGATTTGGAGCGGGACGACTTCCTCCGCCTTCCCGGCATCGCGCCGCAGGAGGCCGATCGGCTCATCGGCATCATCGACGAGCTGACCACGGAGGAGGAAGACGAATCGGGTCAGGCGTCGGCCGACGAGTCGGCCAGCGCCGGAGACTGA